In one Candidatus Nitronereus thalassa genomic region, the following are encoded:
- a CDS encoding YdbH domain-containing protein, whose product MSSKPIWRKVLWWLGIAISFNLALFLFLPKIASFFVERQFEAFGLKNVNVELEYPGVRETMIPLISFQKDMGSETASLIVRDLTLKYDLRQLLLGFIKEVRIEKLRLDITGVPTQPPAAPTTKNSVQSTTAPLALLSTPLPNLPFEIFSLNHATIFREQATGPLRRVTISGLLRNDQGTLHGTVTFQGTQGDAYTLQAHINPLGKIKVDLSTGPDNTTPLFDMESLMNVQNPSGLEWQGRMTANLKRASPFLALLMPIGPDLERVNGSIEVQWDGSTNQMASLQEMLHDASTRLHSTIHAHVELPAWGTVSEDILLNFSGELHAQSTEVTLDIAPTSFMKAFLHTDGFPWPDALPIANFKDREPIRLQFLDIVHARMVLDKGESRWSIDGPLQIQYGGEPAPIGGEVILTNASGLLFDPLSTEANATFSLWGSLPNLEHQTSRVRDINWMMKGQTAFANQEIRVTIAEDSLVNTGVIHLAEGQAERMGFRLAQPTLIHYDWPLRQWKVEPTTAQIILPKIQWRDQLISIAKISLDLKEAIGEGQTWNTTGTAKLLGVNTKMKNFSPPSLNLAIGFDSSPEELNAGLVAETTDKTLRAKGRIEHHLQTHQGTLQATFTPETFSPNSTTLAHWFQPWPHPFNITSGQLGISIACGWKPSSPGDIQSLGITRGDVTLALKHIGGFYEKILIDNVNTTIKIIGNDLNNFATLSPAHVTIGSVNSGIKVTNMDFGLNLRLGQGDTVPIIDVEKFSAEALGGYLSSTSVYIDWARGPSLFTLKLERIHVDRLLQLEQQKGLEGTGILDGVVPITLAPDSIEIHDGRIEARAPGGVIHFQPLEDTAQSLINATPQMEIVLQSLKNFHYDVLKANVNYEADGTLTLATKLEGRNPDLKQGRPIHFNLNIEENIPALLKSLRVLKGIEDKIEKLFQGPLF is encoded by the coding sequence ATGTCGTCTAAACCCATATGGCGCAAAGTGTTGTGGTGGTTGGGCATTGCCATATCATTTAACCTCGCCCTCTTTTTGTTCCTTCCCAAAATCGCCTCCTTTTTTGTGGAACGACAATTTGAAGCGTTCGGGCTTAAGAATGTCAACGTCGAGTTGGAATATCCAGGCGTGCGAGAAACGATGATTCCCTTGATCTCTTTCCAAAAGGATATGGGATCTGAAACCGCTTCACTCATAGTGCGCGACCTGACCCTGAAATATGATCTCAGGCAATTATTGCTGGGATTCATCAAGGAAGTTCGAATCGAAAAGCTACGTCTCGATATCACCGGAGTACCAACACAGCCCCCTGCAGCTCCCACAACAAAGAATTCCGTCCAATCAACGACTGCACCTTTGGCTTTATTGTCCACCCCCCTACCCAATCTGCCGTTCGAAATATTTTCCCTCAACCACGCGACCATCTTTCGCGAACAGGCTACTGGGCCGCTTAGGCGAGTCACAATATCCGGTCTTCTGCGGAACGACCAAGGCACCCTCCATGGCACCGTCACATTTCAAGGAACTCAAGGTGACGCCTATACTTTGCAAGCCCATATCAATCCCTTGGGCAAAATAAAGGTCGACCTAAGTACCGGACCGGATAACACGACTCCTCTCTTTGATATGGAATCGTTGATGAATGTACAGAATCCCTCCGGCCTCGAATGGCAAGGCCGAATGACGGCAAATCTGAAACGGGCCTCGCCGTTCCTTGCCCTCCTCATGCCAATAGGACCGGATCTCGAACGGGTCAATGGGTCGATAGAGGTTCAATGGGATGGCTCGACGAATCAGATGGCCTCATTACAGGAGATGCTGCATGACGCCTCCACACGACTTCACAGTACGATCCATGCCCACGTTGAATTACCCGCTTGGGGCACAGTGAGTGAGGATATTTTGCTGAATTTTTCTGGGGAGCTGCATGCCCAATCTACGGAAGTAACATTGGATATTGCCCCAACCTCTTTTATGAAGGCCTTCCTACATACGGATGGATTTCCCTGGCCAGATGCTCTTCCCATTGCCAATTTCAAGGACAGGGAGCCCATACGCCTTCAGTTCCTCGATATCGTTCACGCCCGAATGGTTCTGGATAAGGGAGAGTCCCGGTGGAGCATCGACGGCCCCCTTCAAATCCAATACGGCGGGGAGCCGGCCCCCATCGGGGGAGAAGTCATACTCACCAACGCTTCTGGTCTGTTGTTCGATCCCTTATCGACCGAAGCCAATGCGACCTTTTCACTGTGGGGTTCCCTTCCCAACCTGGAACATCAAACTTCACGAGTACGAGACATTAATTGGATGATGAAAGGACAAACGGCGTTCGCCAATCAGGAGATCCGTGTCACCATAGCCGAGGATTCGTTGGTGAATACAGGAGTGATTCACCTCGCTGAAGGACAAGCCGAGCGAATGGGGTTTCGCCTCGCTCAGCCGACACTCATTCACTATGATTGGCCTTTGCGGCAATGGAAGGTGGAACCCACAACAGCACAGATCATACTTCCTAAAATACAGTGGCGCGATCAATTGATTTCCATTGCCAAGATCTCCCTGGATCTGAAAGAAGCCATAGGAGAAGGCCAGACATGGAACACCACAGGGACGGCGAAACTTCTAGGCGTCAACACGAAGATGAAGAACTTCAGCCCTCCTTCCCTTAATCTCGCCATTGGGTTTGATAGCAGTCCTGAAGAACTCAACGCGGGGCTGGTCGCCGAAACCACGGATAAAACCCTTCGCGCGAAGGGACGCATCGAACACCATCTGCAAACCCACCAAGGCACACTTCAAGCCACGTTCACTCCTGAAACTTTTTCGCCCAACTCAACTACCTTGGCCCATTGGTTTCAACCTTGGCCTCATCCGTTTAATATCACTTCAGGGCAACTTGGCATCTCGATCGCCTGCGGATGGAAACCTTCTTCCCCCGGAGACATTCAAAGCCTAGGCATTACCCGAGGCGACGTGACCCTTGCCCTCAAACACATCGGGGGATTCTATGAAAAGATACTCATTGACAACGTCAACACCACCATCAAAATCATTGGCAACGACTTGAACAACTTCGCTACGCTTTCACCGGCGCATGTAACGATAGGAAGTGTCAATTCAGGGATTAAAGTCACCAACATGGATTTTGGCCTAAATCTCCGATTAGGACAGGGTGATACCGTGCCCATTATCGACGTTGAGAAATTTTCCGCTGAGGCCCTGGGTGGGTACTTATCCAGTACCAGCGTCTATATAGATTGGGCTAGAGGTCCGTCGCTCTTTACCCTCAAACTCGAGAGAATTCATGTGGATCGGCTCTTGCAACTCGAACAACAAAAGGGGCTGGAGGGGACGGGAATTCTTGACGGCGTGGTCCCCATCACCTTGGCTCCTGATTCCATTGAAATACACGACGGCCGAATTGAAGCCCGTGCGCCCGGCGGCGTCATTCACTTCCAACCTTTGGAAGACACGGCGCAGAGCCTCATCAACGCCACCCCGCAAATGGAGATTGTTTTGCAGTCTTTAAAGAATTTCCATTATGATGTTCTCAAGGCTAATGTGAACTATGAAGCTGACGGCACCCTGACTCTGGCCACCAAACTAGAGGGCCGGAATCCCGATCTCAAACAAGGACGACCTATTCATTTTAATTTGAATATCGAAGAAAATATTCCAGCGCTCCTGAAAAGCTTGCGAGTCCTTAAAGGGATTGAAGATAAGATCGAAAAAC